In one window of candidate division KSB1 bacterium DNA:
- a CDS encoding DEAD/DEAH box helicase → MSDELSEQPGFHELDLIKPVLKALNDVGYETPSPIQSLTIPLMLAGKDILGQAQTGTGKTAAFALPLLSRIDLKKHKPQVLVLTPTRELAIQVAEAFQRYAKHIKGFHVLPIYGGQAYSEQLRRLKRGVHVVVGTPGRVMDHINRKTLVLDELTCLVLDEADEMLRMGFIDDVEWILKHTPPGRQIALFSATLPHAIRQIAKKYLQNPEEVTIKVHIITAENIRQRYWMVSGVHKLDALTRILEAEAFDGMIIFVRTKIATIDLAGKLQARGYEPAPLNSDITQKIRERTIERLKGGKLDILVATDVAARGLDVERVSHVINYDIPYDTESYIHRIGRTGRFGREGEAILFVAPRERKMLYAIEKATNQKIEMMELPSTEVINDKRIARFKQSITDTLAAEELDFYHQLLDQYRQEHNVPALDIAAALAKMVQGDEPLLLTHKPEKSWAPYEDKPRKEKTAVLRSKKPSNPESGMQRYRIEVGLKHGVKPGNIVGAIANEAGLDSEFIGRIDIFDDFSTVDLPEDMPRNILHALKNIWVSNQQLNISEFKGAEKPHGGKKKDGFKPKPRHKKARSGRWKK, encoded by the coding sequence ATGTCCGATGAACTTTCTGAACAACCTGGCTTTCACGAATTAGATCTGATCAAACCAGTGCTGAAGGCATTGAATGACGTCGGTTATGAGACGCCCTCCCCTATTCAATCCCTTACAATTCCACTCATGTTAGCAGGTAAAGATATACTGGGGCAAGCCCAAACAGGCACCGGCAAGACTGCCGCATTTGCTTTGCCATTGCTGTCGCGTATCGATCTTAAAAAACACAAACCACAAGTGTTGGTACTGACGCCTACGCGGGAATTGGCCATCCAGGTTGCGGAAGCATTCCAGCGTTATGCAAAGCACATAAAGGGCTTTCATGTTTTACCCATTTATGGCGGACAAGCTTACAGCGAACAGTTGCGCAGGCTAAAACGCGGTGTCCATGTCGTGGTAGGCACACCTGGCCGGGTGATGGACCATATCAATCGCAAGACCCTTGTATTGGATGAACTTACCTGCCTGGTGTTGGATGAAGCGGATGAAATGCTGCGTATGGGTTTCATCGATGATGTGGAGTGGATATTGAAACATACGCCTCCAGGCCGCCAGATAGCCCTGTTTTCGGCCACACTGCCCCATGCCATCCGCCAAATTGCCAAGAAATACCTGCAAAACCCTGAAGAGGTTACTATAAAAGTACACATCATCACTGCGGAAAATATTCGCCAGCGCTACTGGATGGTTAGTGGTGTCCATAAACTCGATGCATTGACCCGGATTCTTGAGGCCGAGGCTTTCGATGGTATGATCATCTTTGTACGAACCAAAATCGCGACGATTGATCTGGCCGGAAAACTGCAAGCCCGGGGATATGAGCCGGCGCCGCTCAATAGTGACATTACGCAAAAAATCCGGGAACGTACCATCGAACGATTGAAGGGTGGCAAACTCGATATTCTTGTTGCTACCGATGTAGCTGCGCGTGGCCTGGATGTTGAGCGCGTCAGTCATGTGATCAATTACGATATTCCTTATGATACAGAATCTTATATTCATCGCATTGGCCGTACCGGTCGTTTCGGTCGAGAAGGTGAGGCGATCCTTTTCGTTGCTCCACGGGAAAGAAAAATGCTATATGCGATTGAAAAAGCCACCAACCAGAAGATCGAAATGATGGAGCTGCCCTCGACAGAAGTGATCAACGACAAACGCATTGCCCGTTTCAAGCAAAGTATTACAGATACACTTGCTGCTGAGGAGTTGGATTTTTATCACCAGTTATTGGATCAATACCGCCAGGAGCACAATGTACCTGCCCTGGATATTGCCGCCGCTTTGGCCAAAATGGTGCAGGGAGACGAGCCTTTATTATTAACCCACAAGCCTGAAAAATCCTGGGCGCCTTATGAGGATAAGCCCAGGAAAGAAAAAACGGCTGTATTGCGAAGCAAAAAACCATCCAACCCGGAAAGCGGAATGCAACGATATCGTATTGAAGTCGGTCTCAAACATGGTGTAAAACCGGGTAATATTGTCGGGGCCATTGCCAACGAAGCCGGGCTAGACAGCGAGTTTATTGGGCGTATCGATATTTTTGACGATTTTAGCACTGTGGATCTGCCTGAAGACATGCCGCGCAACATCCTTCATGCGTTGAAAAATATTTGGGTATCTAACCAGCAGCTAAACATTTCGGAATTTAAAGGAGCCGAAAAACCACACGGTGGTA